GGTTGGTGGGCATGTTTCTGGTGTCGGCGCATGCAGTGCACGCGCCGCCACAGGCTGTGGCTTTCCCGGCAGACAGTTTCCTCCGTTGAGCTTTTCctgttttgttatagtttagTGTTTCTTTGGACAGTTTGCTTTGTTCGTATATTAATCTAGTCATTGGCAGTCGCCCAgaatgtgtgaccgactcccCGTTCAAGTCAAGGTGTATGTCAATGCGGATGCATCATTCTGTTGGCTGAGTTTATTTAGTAACAACTGTCTGTATTGTATTGAGATGTTTATACACCTTGGGTGTCTGATTATACTTCACCTTTGTGGTGACTGTTGTTGTAATGCTATTTGATCTCAATGAAAGGTTTTctttccctcaaaaaaaaaaaaaaaaaaaaaaaaaaaaaaaaagattcccTTTAATTAGGGAAGGTTGTGGAGTTTATTTTTCATGGGTAAGCGTACTCGCTATCCTAAGTTATTTGGGACAAACAGACCTCAAATCTTATTCTTAGTACAAAAATTCAGACAAACTAATTGTAAAGaagagaataacttctattGAGACTTGGTATAAATCAGGTTCTTTGTGTCATACAATAAAGAATGGACACATTATTATATCTCAAGTTCCTTTGGCTTTTGCTTTTTGTTCCATCAGACACTATACAACGTTGGCACGTTTACCATTTCAGAGTGAAAACGAGAGCTCTACTCGACTGCGCTACACCTCATTGTACCAGATGTGCACCTGAACGGCTTGAGATTTGTACGTAGTGACCGTCCTATCATGGGAATCAGAATGGGCAGCGTGTCGTCGTCATCGGAGGTGTCCGGCTCCTCCAGTTGTGTGGGAGATACGAGTCCAAGAGCTGCTCGTGCCGCTCGTGCCGGAGGTTCAATGACGAGGGTGTCGCTTCGAGCTCGATGACGTTGTCTCCCCGTCCAGTCACCTGGCATTTCGATTTTCCGGCACCGGTGATGCTGCCAGTGATTGCAGGCAAGGATGTGTGGTTTGGCCCATTTGGAAAATTGGGATGAGAAATCCGGTTCAGTTATAAATCCAGGTGAGACTTTTGATAGTCCTTCTTTTTGAACTATCTCTGGGCCGGGACCACTAACGCTTACTCGGCCCATTGCAAGTGGATACTACAAAAACACAAAGACTAGGTTTCTTCTGTTCGTCCTCCCTCTTCTCCAAAATACATTCAATTAATTTGTTGATGGAACTAAATTATAACGACGTCGTTATCTAACGATTCTATTGGATCTACAAAGTTAATAATTCAGGTAGAGATTTTTTATGGGCCTCCTTTTTGAGCTATCTCCGGGTATTGGGCCTAGCCGCAAGCCCCAAGCCCCAAGCTTCTCACTGGGATACTacaaaagggtttttttttctgtagGCTACAGGCATCACGTTCACGAGTTCTTCATCAATCTCCAAGCCGCCCCAGTTGAACGAAAAGAGGAAATCACAGAAATGTCGGAGCAACTCCCCCAAGATCTTCAGATTGACATCCTGGTAAGACTACCCGTGAAATCACTTTTACGATTCCAATGTGTTTCCAAATCGTGGGAATCTTTAATCCGTAGCTCTGGTTTTATTTCCATGCACACCAAGCACAATGAGAGCACCAACAATTATGCTCACTTAGTTCATGGGTGCTTATCTCGGACTGGCCATGAGGAGGAGACAGACTTCGGATGTGAGTTACACGAGTTCGATAATTCCTTCCGTGAGTTTCAAGAAATTGAATTTCCATCTCAGACTAAAGATGAATATTTTCACGAAGTCCTTGATTGTAAGGGATTGCTACTTTTCACCAATCCATCCGGATTGAATGGTGATCATTTCGAACGCTATATTCTATGGAACCCTGCAGCCAGACTGACTATGACTCTCCCTACGCCTTGCATTGATATACCCCACCGCAACTACTACTACAACTACTATTCTCACGGGTTCGGTTTTGACGATAAAAGCAGTGATTACAAGGTGCTGAGAATCGTGTATGAATATAATGGTACTCATGGTAGAACGATGGCAGAACTGTTTAAACTCCGTACAGGCGCTTGGGAGACTGTTAGTGTCATTGACGACTTTCGCTATGTAATAGTACGTGGCGCTTCACAGGCTTTCGTAAATGGGACTACCCATTGGGTTGGATATCATTCGAGCTTTCTCGAGTACTCCCTTATTCAAAAAGAATTGGTGGTCCTGTTGTTTCATATGTCTGACGAGGAATTCCGAGTGATGAAGCTTCCAGATGTTCTAACTCGAACAGATTTCAATTGTATTTCTCTTGTGGTATCTGGTGGGTTGCTCTCTGTGATACAGAACTATAATCCAAGAAACCATGACGATTTGAGTGGGCCAGCTTATAGTTGTTGCATTTGGTTGATGAAAGAATATGGCGTAATAGGGTCatggagtaaacaatgcacTATTGATTTAAGGGATCGTGGAGGGTTGTGGGAGACAATCAGTTTTAGGAACAGAAGAGTTCTCCTTCTAACCATGGGCAGGAGAAAAGAGCTGGTCTTATATGATCTCATGACCAATAGATTCCTTAATCTTGGAATTAGAAATATGAACCACTTTTTGCGTACTATGAATACATATGTACAAAGTCTTGCTTTACTCGATCAAGTAAATGCTGTGCCAGAGTACTAGACTTCTTCAAGGGAAAAGAATGCGGCTCACAGAATGGCTCGAAAAGGCTTAGGTAAGCACAATAAAATATTGTTAGACAATTGGCACTCCTTAGGACCCCCTGCTATTCAATATGCTAAATCTTTTATTATGAAGCCTGAGTTGGGTGAGAACGGTTGAAGCAGTTGTTCTCGGGTATGCCAATGGGCAGTTGtatttgttctttgttctttttcaataaatcatgatttataaataataataataaaaaaaatctccaaaattACTTCTACCTTATCATTGTGTTATTGCTTATTTATGCTAAATATCAGTTGACTCTTTTCAATTGACATTGTCGTGTGGTTAGCCGTGTTAAGGAATTTAATGTTTTGATCTATACAAACCTTTGCATAACAACTATGTTTTGCAATGCAATTCCTTTAGTTGTCAATAAATGATAACCTCTTCAAACCTCATGGCTATCTTTTTAGGCCTTTCACTAGCAAGCGTGCCCAAAAGTTACTAACTACGATAGGAGAGGAACAGATGATGGAAGAGTGAAAATTGcatgtttttatttgatttcattCTTTGCTTCAataagataatatttaaattacacACATAAACAAACGGTTGACTTAAGTTCTCCTCTTTCTCTTATTTGCATTTATAGTTTAATTGTTAGTTGATTTTGATGGAATCTTAACAATTGTTAGTTGCAAAGTCAAATCATTGTTGAGTttatggtgcttgtggagggaatgTAACGATAGATAATTCAAGGACAAAGAAAGGACCATCGAAGAActcattacttttttctttttctctttcttctttccgCGCTCTTTTAGTtattagctttaatgattttcttgtattgttttcttctactttttagCTGCTCctcttgtatatttcttatGTACTTGATTGCACTTgttgttttttaatgatatttctcgattttttttttttttttttatatgtccaCCAAGATGGGAGAagagggattcgaactagtgacttccgcTTCATGAGACGTGTTCTCCAtctgattgagctacccctttgggacgatatttctcttacttatcaaaagaataTTCTCTATCTTTTATTTGCTTTCACAATAAAAGTTTGCTTTGGTGTCTCAACCTTTTTGTTTATTCTAAATATATTCTTCTTAAAGTTTCATTGATGTCAGACAGGAAGCTTTTATATCTTTTGGTTTCAAATATACATTCTAATTCAGGCTAAAGTGTCGGTTTGGTTAATTAGTTATATTTTATCTTGGCATCAGAGGTTTTGTTCATGCCGAGTATACAGGTGGTTTGACTCCTTTGCAGCCGTCTGTTTGTGGGGGGATCCTTTGATTGCAGTCAGATATGGAcatgtttgagttgtttttttgcaatttctttttgtttacgGTCAAATGTTTAATTTATACTTGTAATATTCAGAGAAGAATATGCATGAGTCTCTTAATTAGGATAGGCTAATATTTTTGAGTTTATGGCTCATAATTAACTAAAgtttttacaatacaaatacctataaaaaaacaaaagagtttTTACACACTACAAATCTATTGCAGACTTGAAGCTtgataaatatttttgaatgaTTGAGAAAGGTTGATGCTAGGAAGGTCCCGACTCCCAATGACCTATATTGGGTTGTTGTTCAAAATTGCTTTTCTTAAAGCGACTACAAggaaaacaaaattcatatcGAAGGCCGTAAAGTGGCTTGAGGACAAACCATTTGAAatctacttttatattttgaatttgagAAATGCCATATTGTATCCtttcatcatcttttttttgaaaatcaagTCATTACACCTGTAGGACCCATACCTTCACTCTCGTGGGTCTTAtagattcaatgattaattttaaaaaaggcTGATAGGAGAAGGTAAGAAGAAGCATACAAAATAGTAGGACTTTctgaatttggatttaaattgaATCTAAATTGCTTGAATGAGTTCAAAGAATATagatcttttctatttttagtaAATCCACGTGTTGATTTGAGTATACTTATGTAttggatttgaaatttttaaggCAAAGGTGTCAATCcaaattcattttttaaaatatttaatggtaaaaataaaatttagttcTTTGATTTTCATGCAATTTTAATTTAGCTCCTGAATTTTTGATTTCGACAATTAAGTcgttagtttttctttttagttttaaataagTTCTTATGTCAACGTAGTGCCATATTAATTGATGGTATACCACATtagatcaattaattaatttcatatgACTCTTGTTTGTCATATTATATACCATCAATATGCGGCATATTTACTTTAGTATACGAATGTGTCctaaataaattcttttttttttttttctttacaaaagaaaaggaactaAATGACATGTACGAGTTGGTACATGGCATGCCAAATGAGTCATTCAACATTGATTGAGTGGCCTTATATAGCCTACTATCAATTAATTGGATGATAAATTAATGATGAGACTTACttgaaaccaacaaaaaaaaaactcaagaactaattttttttttttttatttatataaaagtaatcaaattatttaaaatgcAGAAGCGGCCAAACTAGGCCAAACTAATAGGAACataaagggcaaaaaaaaaaaaaaaaactaattaccAATAGGCAACTAagggctattttttttttttttttttttaattagtaaagAATATCATTAAATCCTTCTAATGATATTGTAtcctttttagaaaaagttatGTGGCCCAAGCCCAAGACCAAGCCCACCACTAATTATGCGGCCCATTTCAACTGATACTAGAAAGACACACGAACGACCTAGAGTCCCTTCACGGTGTTACGGAGGCGGGCATATTTGAAGTCCCTCTCAATCTCATTGGTTCGTCTTCTCCAAACCGCCCAATTGAGCGAAAAGGGGAAATCACAGAGATGTCGGAGCAACTCCCCCAAGATCTTCAGACTGACATCCTGGTAAGACTACCCGTGAAATCACTTTTACGATTCCAATGTGTTCCCAAATCGTGGAAATCTTTGATCCGTAGCACTGATTTTGTATCCATGCACACCAACCACAATGAGAGCCCTAACAATTATGCTCACTTAGTTAAAGGGTGCTTAAATCGGATTCACAATGAGAAGGAGACGGACATCGGAGGTATATTACACCGGTTCGATGATTCCTTCCGtgagtttcaaaaaattaaatttccaTCTCAGACTggatataaattttttgaagaaGTCCTCGACTGTGGCCGGGAATTGATACTTTTGACCAATACGTACACGTGTAAACGTGGTAGTTTTGAACTCTTTTTTCTATGGAACCCTGCAGCTAGAATGACAATGACTCTCCCTACACCTTGCATTGATGTACCCAACATCACCGAGTACTGTGCTCACGGCTTCGGCTTTGACCATACAAGTAATGATTACAAGGTGCTGAGAATAGTGCATGGAGATATGGTAGTGTATGGGGTGGAACTGTTTAAACTCCGTACAGGTGCTTGGGAGAGTGTTACTCTCAATCTCATCGACAACATTCGTATACCTGAACGGTCTTCGCAGGCTTTCGTGAATGGGGCTACCCATTGGGTTGGAGTCGGTGGACATTCAAGACGCGATGGGTACTTGGTGGTCCTGTTGTTTGATATGTCTGACGAGGAATTCCGAGTGATGAAGCTTCCGGATGTTATAACTATAAGGGAATTCTATTCTATTTCTCTTGGGGTCTCTGGTGGATTGCTCTCTGTGATGCATTATAATGGAGAACATGGCAATGGGAATCATAATGGTTGCTGCATTTGGTTGATGAAAGAATATGGCGTAACAGAGTCTTGGACTAAACAATACACTGTTGATTTAAGGGATCGGGGAGGGTTGTGGGAGGCAGTCAGTTTTAGGAACAAAAGAGTTTTGCTTCTAATTGTGAGCCAGAGAAAACAGCTGGTCTTATATGATCCCATGGTCAACAGATTCATTAATCTTGGAATTACTAGTATGGGATGTATGGGTATTGTGATTAATACATACAAAGAAAGTCTACTTCTCCTCAATCAAGTAAATGCTATGCCAGATCAGTCCCAGACTTCTTCAAGGGAAATGATGCAGCTCGCAAAATGAAGGAAATTTTAGACAATTGGAACCCCTTGCTATGTTAAATATGGTAAATCTTTTATTATGAACTCTGAGTTGGATAAGAATGACAGGCTTAGAGAATTGCACTATTGATTTATGGGATTGACAAGTACTGTCGAAGCGGTTGTTTTGAGGTATGCCCTTGAGCAGTTTTGTATTTGTTCGTTGctcattttcaataaattatgGCTTATCAAACAAATAAATTGGATCTCCAAAGTTCTCTTTAGCAAACGATAAGTAATAACTTATATAATTATGTTGTTAATTGCTTATTGCTTATTTATGTTCATATCATCTCATTGTTTGAACATAAGGCTAAATATCAGTTGAGTTTTTTCAATTGACATAGCCATGTGGTTATATAGCTATTTTAGGGTATTTAATGTTTTGATCTATACAAAACCTGTGCATAAATGATAACCTCTTCAAACCAGGCCCCTcctctttttggtttttaaataaaagaatattaaaaaaaagtgtcatatctgatgtcacatcaaatgacatttttttgatttttgatttttttatattaaaaagagGGTGATGGGGCAACCCCTCTTTgtggtttttaaataaataaaaaataaaaaagtgtccTATAATGTCACATTagattatactttttttttctttttcttttttttttacattaaaaagaGGGTGATGGGCACGATTTTTCGTTCCCATGTATCAGCTCTCCTTCAAACCTCATGTCTATCTTTTATATCTCTGGTTTCAAATATGTATTTTAATTCAAGCTAAAGTGTCGATTTGGTTAGATTTGATTAATTAGCATATAGGTGCTTTGAATCCTTTGGGTAGCCGTGTGTTTTGGGGAAAAACAATCCTTTGATAGCAATCAGATATGAACATGTTTGAGCAGTTTCATTGCAATCTCTTTTTGTTTCCAGTCAAATGTTTAAcgtttacttgtattttttttttatgtttttatgagtgtttaacaaataacaaacaAACGTGGGTTAGCGGTGGTCGCAACAACCGAGATTATATGACACACATAAATCACATAATATGTTCACACTGGTTATAAAAATGTATGGAAtcatattagatttttttttttttttctctttattatgATACAATTAATaaatgacagaaattttctacaaccaacatataaaaagaacacgtgtcctttaaacatatgagaatcacttgttttttttattaatgctattaaaaaaacatgtttcaTGATATGGCTcgtaagaaatttctgttcttaataaaatagatGATACAAAGGACTAAAATGCCTCAAATTGACAGTTTCATGATATGGCTCCAAAAGCTGGAATAGTATTATAAATTTCTATAGAATTTCATTGGTACTTTCCCataaggtaaatttaattaactgAATGGATTTCAAAATTGCTCTTCTTCAAGCCAATACAAGAAGAACAAAATTCATATTCAAGACCTGGAGAGTGGCTGAGAACCAACAGTTTGAAATCCTATTTAACAAGAGAAGTGCTTGTTAACGTATTTGTCGTAAGAACGACgtgacaaaacaaaaacacaaacaaacatggACTTATAGAGACGGtcgcaaaaaaaaaactagactATCTATATGCCTATAGTGGCATAATAAGCTCACAACTAGGTTATAAAAAAATGTGTGGAACCATATTGGATTTTTTGCAATTGAACTTTCCTGATTTGTATTATACAATTAGTTAAATAGATgatactttttctctctctttcttttcttttcttttcttttttttttttttaatttttatttatttttataagtggGGTATTCCGGGCTTCACATtgactatattttcaaaagatgatagaaagcaaaagaaaatttggagaaaaaaaatccagagAAAATGACCAAAATTCCCCATTGCAAGACGATAGTGACCCAATCTAAATTTCCCATTTTTTCAACCACCTCTTTTTCCTCCAAAAGCACCACCATATTCACCCTCTGCCCACTCCTACACCGCGCCACCATGGCCACCGTCACCTCAAACACCTCTCCACTACAATAACCACAACGCGCTTACCTCTCAACCTCCCCCTTTCGCAACCCACGTTCTTCGTTTAGGCCTCCAACACCTCTTTTGGCAAGACATTGTTTCTGTCAGCCGAGTAGAGCTTGTTAGAAGAAGGCTAAGATCTACTGCTTCAACTGCTGCCCACTGCATGACGACGGTGGCTCAACCACTGTActttagtctctctctctctctctctctctctctctctctctctctcgacttGAACAACACGATGACCAGCCTCTCTCAATcttgttctttctctctcttcagtGTCCTTTCTCTCAGAAATGTGTGCAATAGAGGGATGAGTGTTGCTTGAGACACTGGTGAAGAAGAGGGATGAAGTTGTATCAAGAAGTGTGACAGGAGAAAAGAGTattgagtttatatatattgtaattagGGAAGCTGCTttgagtcaattttttttttgaaatttttcctatatttagggaagggGAGCAGTTTTAGGGTAa
The sequence above is drawn from the Alnus glutinosa chromosome 11, dhAlnGlut1.1, whole genome shotgun sequence genome and encodes:
- the LOC133881308 gene encoding F-box/kelch-repeat protein At3g23880-like — translated: MGLLFELSPGIGPSRKPQAPSFSLGYYKRVFFSVGYRHHVHEFFINLQAAPVERKEEITEMSEQLPQDLQIDILVRLPVKSLLRFQCVSKSWESLIRSSGFISMHTKHNESTNNYAHLVHGCLSRTGHEEETDFGCELHEFDNSFREFQEIEFPSQTKDEYFHEVLDCKGLLLFTNPSGLNGDHFERYILWNPAARLTMTLPTPCIDIPHRNYYYNYYSHGFGFDDKSSDYKVLRIVYEYNGTHGRTMAELFKLRTGAWETVSVIDDFRYVIVRGASQAFVNGTTHWVGYHSSFLEYSLIQKELVVLLFHMSDEEFRVMKLPDVLTRTDFNCISLVVSGGLLSVIQNYNPRNHDDLSGPAYSCCIWLMKEYGVIGSWSKQCTIDLRDRGGLWETISFRNRRVLLLTMGRRKELVLYDLMTNRFLNLGIRNMNHFLRTMNTYVQSLALLDQVNAVPEY
- the LOC133880893 gene encoding F-box/kelch-repeat protein At3g23880-like yields the protein MSEQLPQDLQTDILVRLPVKSLLRFQCVPKSWKSLIRSTDFVSMHTNHNESPNNYAHLVKGCLNRIHNEKETDIGGILHRFDDSFREFQKIKFPSQTGYKFFEEVLDCGRELILLTNTYTCKRGSFELFFLWNPAARMTMTLPTPCIDVPNITEYCAHGFGFDHTSNDYKVLRIVHGDMVVYGVELFKLRTGAWESVTLNLIDNIRIPERSSQAFVNGATHWVGVGGHSRRDGYLVVLLFDMSDEEFRVMKLPDVITIREFYSISLGVSGGLLSVMHYNGEHGNGNHNGCCIWLMKEYGVTESWTKQYTVDLRDRGGLWEAVSFRNKRVLLLIVSQRKQLVLYDPMVNRFINLGITSMGCMGIVINTYKESLLLLNQVNAMPDQSQTSSREMMQLAK